The Longimicrobiaceae bacterium genome has a window encoding:
- a CDS encoding AtpZ/AtpI family protein: MALEPRRDEKERPPIPGAAEYMGVGLQFALSILVFLYAGRWLDEKLGTSPWLLMLGVFVGFGAALYSIVRKLGGSGARRDRDREERR, encoded by the coding sequence ATGGCCCTGGAACCGCGGCGAGACGAGAAGGAGCGGCCCCCCATCCCCGGGGCTGCGGAGTACATGGGGGTCGGACTCCAGTTCGCCCTCTCCATCCTCGTCTTCCTGTACGCGGGGCGGTGGCTGGACGAGAAGCTGGGCACCTCCCCCTGGCTGCTGATGCTGGGGGTGTTCGTGGGCTTCGGGGCCGCGCTCTACTCCATCGTCCGGAAGCTGGGCGGGAGCGGGGCCCGGCGGGACCGGGACCGGGAGGAGCGGCGGTGA